The nucleotide sequence CGAGGCTGTCTCCGAAAACTACTTTCAGAAGGTGCTGACGGACATCGCAGCAGGCGACCCGCCAGATGTCATGCTGCTGGATGCTGAGGATGTTCCGTTCTTGACATCGGAGGGAGCGCTCCTTAACCTGACGCCGGTGGCCGCAAGGATGAAGGACGTGCCAGGCGCTGATCTGAATGTGTATTTCCCCAATGTCCTCAAGGTGTTCACCGTTGACAAGGCGGTATACGCGTTCCCGAAGGACTTCACCCCGATAGTCATGTACTACAACAAGGGTCTATTCGACTCGATGGGTGTGGCGTATCCTCCTAAGGACGGATGGGATTGGAACCAGTTCATCGACACCGCGAAGAAGCTGTCGCGCGACACTAATGGCGACGGAAAGACAGACGTATGGGGCTACAGGTTCCTCGCCTGGGTGGGCGTTGTTAAGCCATGGATCTGGGCAGCCGGTGGGGATATCATGAACCCCGAAAGAACAAAGACGGCCGGATATATCAATGGCGATGCCGCAGTGAAGACTGTTACATTCATGACGGGCATAGAGAAGGCGGGATACTCGCCGTCATCCGTGGTCCAAGAGGCTTTCGGGGGCGGCGGGGCGATGTTCTACACAGGCAAGATCGCCATGGCGAACAGTGGTCACTGGTGGTTGCCTTCCATCAAAGACCAAATCGCCAAGGGCGCGAAACTGAACATCGGCATCACCAGAATCCCACATGCGCCTGGAGCAAAGAACGCTACGGTCCTGTACGCGTCTGGATGGGCCGTCCCTAAGAACGTCAAGAATCAGAGGCTCGCTGTGGAGCTGGCGTCCTGGCTTTCCAGTCCGTATGCGCAGAAGGTTCGTTGTGCTCAGGGATTGGCTATCTCCGCCAACAAGCAGGTTGCCGAGGAGGTTGCCAAGACAGACCCCGTAGAGGCGATGTTCTTTGATATCGTCCCGGATGGGCGTCCTTCGCTGGGCGCCGAAACGAGGCATTACAGGCCTCTCATCGAAGACACGATGGACGAGGCCCTCCAGAAGATCATCTTGGGGGGAACAAGCGTTAAGGACGCTCTCAACTGGGCGGCGAAAACAATCGACGACGAGAT is from Clostridia bacterium and encodes:
- a CDS encoding sugar ABC transporter substrate-binding protein — its product is MRKRVLLAALVLTVMASLVSGTAAAKKTQMRVVSWAGAEELAMDSQVLAEFMKNNPDVEVSLEAVSENYFQKVLTDIAAGDPPDVMLLDAEDVPFLTSEGALLNLTPVAARMKDVPGADLNVYFPNVLKVFTVDKAVYAFPKDFTPIVMYYNKGLFDSMGVAYPPKDGWDWNQFIDTAKKLSRDTNGDGKTDVWGYRFLAWVGVVKPWIWAAGGDIMNPERTKTAGYINGDAAVKTVTFMTGIEKAGYSPSSVVQEAFGGGGAMFYTGKIAMANSGHWWLPSIKDQIAKGAKLNIGITRIPHAPGAKNATVLYASGWAVPKNVKNQRLAVELASWLSSPYAQKVRCAQGLAISANKQVAEEVAKTDPVEAMFFDIVPDGRPSLGAETRHYRPLIEDTMDEALQKIILGGTSVKDALNWAAKTIDDEIAKRK